A region from the Campylobacter blaseri genome encodes:
- a CDS encoding ChaN family lipoprotein, whose amino-acid sequence MNKCIFLVVPFLFFGCSSLNTPNSLEQITFNIINNNTSKEISFNEFIDEILKYDIVLIGEEHNNHKHILVETKIIEALNSKKDVEVVLEMMSVDKQIKIDNAKINGYENKNLLKEIDWSDSWDKSYYKRLVLFIFNSKIDLVAGNLSKSEIQTIFNGAYPLQGKASTTFQVKEKIKDMIIDTSHKIDDTKTIDKFVQIQQYKDRRMADKLVSSNKTAILIAGKYHTRKDIGIPLHIEDFNKSKTFISIGLQTNIKNEYVDYSFKIK is encoded by the coding sequence ATGAATAAATGCATTTTTTTAGTTGTTCCATTTTTGTTTTTTGGTTGCTCTAGTTTAAATACTCCAAATAGTTTAGAACAAATTACTTTTAATATTATAAACAACAACACCAGCAAAGAGATATCATTTAATGAATTTATAGATGAAATTTTAAAATATGATATTGTTTTAATAGGCGAAGAGCATAACAATCACAAACATATTTTAGTTGAAACAAAAATTATAGAGGCTTTAAACAGCAAAAAAGATGTAGAAGTTGTGCTTGAAATGATGAGTGTTGATAAACAAATAAAGATAGACAATGCAAAAATCAATGGCTATGAAAATAAAAATTTATTAAAAGAAATTGATTGGAGTGATAGTTGGGATAAGAGTTATTATAAAAGGTTAGTTTTATTTATATTTAATTCCAAAATAGATTTAGTAGCAGGAAATTTAAGCAAAAGTGAAATTCAAACTATATTTAATGGAGCTTATCCATTACAAGGAAAAGCTTCAACTACATTTCAGGTTAAAGAAAAAATTAAAGATATGATAATTGACACATCACACAAAATAGATGATACAAAAACTATAGATAAGTTTGTTCAAATTCAACAATATAAAGATAGAAGAATGGCAGATAAATTAGTAAGTTCTAATAAAACGGCTATTTTGATTGCTGGAAAGTATCATACAAGAAAAGATATTGGAATTCCATTACATATAGAGGATTTTAATAAGTCAAAAACTTTTATAAGCATTGGTCTACAAACTAATATAAAAAATGAATATGTTGATTACAGCTTTAAAATTAAATAA
- a CDS encoding TonB-dependent receptor domain-containing protein, whose translation MLKFFIIGTICLVSLYAVDLNKQNNEINFDTLNISADEIKKSNESFLKAGAVSIRGKDTFSNQTQSLDSIVRSLPGSYTQIDQSQGGISVNLRSMTGLGRVNTMVDGVTQTFYGTSTDEGGVHNFLSDIGTSSFNTLIDTSFLIGLDVEKGSFSSSAIGLMGSANFKTINVNDVIRGNKNFGFLGKFSYGSNEVGPSYMGALAGKVNFENGSNLGILLGYGGKKIKQNYKMGNGKRIKDNLKDIDGDGIFDIDSAFNPDRLTQKPKSYLFKLDYKNEASNATLSYRKYDNYLAQRKIKSDNYQFDYRYNPYSDFIDIKFLVAYGDNKQIYDKDSRLFWASFENGMTFKNKASTFDISNTINSDILNDILLTNTFGVRYLNNEYKRETGDKDYAVLKTDYGIPDGKQKIISYYLNNKFKYNIFTFDANFNFQDWKTKGFKGECAKVNGFCFPKESGNFTKKDKNLNSSFVFSADIHDLFSPFISYSKITRAINVQELFTSGSVYQDINTMLKPEKSKTWQIGFNSFKDGLFQSNDFFGFKFVYYNTDVEDFIYDRMLLLSGKDSTLFTARMNGKAKLKGYEFEISYDNGAFYTNVSYTRQKTSMNLSDSSSIGSMFGPSSGQTQFSILPKDYATIDIGFRLFDKKLTIGTIAKYTGEAKRVDPRVDYVGNPTLDSLFGDPKIEKLPNIPTIYDLYATYKPNEQFSLKFEIQNIFDKDYMDALYTYNSSNAKQQIGDEISVFNNSARGRTFIANIEYRF comes from the coding sequence ATGTTAAAATTTTTTATTATTGGAACAATTTGTTTGGTTAGCTTGTATGCGGTGGATTTAAATAAACAAAATAATGAAATAAATTTTGATACATTAAATATATCAGCAGATGAAATTAAAAAATCAAATGAGAGTTTTTTAAAAGCAGGCGCAGTATCAATAAGAGGCAAAGATACTTTTAGTAATCAAACACAAAGTTTAGATTCTATAGTAAGAAGTTTGCCGGGAAGTTACACTCAAATTGATCAATCTCAAGGTGGAATTTCTGTTAACCTTAGAAGTATGACAGGTCTTGGTAGGGTTAATACTATGGTAGATGGAGTTACTCAAACTTTTTATGGAACATCAACTGACGAGGGCGGGGTTCATAATTTTCTTAGTGATATAGGAACTTCTTCATTCAATACATTAATTGATACATCATTTTTAATTGGACTTGATGTTGAAAAAGGATCTTTTAGTAGTTCGGCTATAGGTTTAATGGGCAGTGCAAATTTTAAAACAATAAATGTTAATGATGTTATAAGAGGAAATAAAAACTTTGGGTTTTTAGGAAAATTTTCTTATGGAAGCAATGAAGTTGGACCAAGTTATATGGGGGCTTTGGCTGGAAAAGTTAATTTTGAAAATGGATCTAATCTTGGAATTTTGCTTGGATATGGTGGCAAAAAAATTAAACAAAACTATAAAATGGGTAATGGCAAAAGAATAAAAGATAATCTTAAAGATATAGATGGTGATGGTATTTTTGATATAGATAGTGCTTTTAATCCAGATAGATTAACCCAAAAACCTAAAAGCTATTTATTTAAATTAGATTATAAAAATGAAGCTAGCAATGCTACACTATCTTATAGAAAATATGATAATTATTTAGCACAAAGAAAGATTAAAAGTGATAATTATCAATTTGATTATAGATATAATCCATATTCTGATTTTATTGATATTAAATTTTTAGTAGCATATGGAGATAATAAACAAATTTACGACAAAGATTCAAGGCTGTTTTGGGCAAGTTTTGAAAATGGTATGACTTTTAAAAATAAAGCTTCAACTTTTGATATATCAAATACTATAAATTCAGATATTTTAAATGATATTTTATTAACAAATACTTTTGGAGTTAGATATTTAAATAATGAATACAAAAGAGAAACAGGCGATAAGGATTATGCTGTATTAAAAACAGATTATGGAATTCCTGATGGAAAACAAAAGATAATTAGCTATTATTTAAACAATAAGTTTAAATATAATATATTTACATTTGATGCAAATTTTAATTTTCAAGATTGGAAAACAAAAGGTTTTAAAGGAGAATGTGCCAAAGTAAATGGATTTTGTTTTCCTAAAGAGAGTGGAAATTTTACAAAAAAAGATAAAAATTTAAATAGTTCTTTTGTTTTTTCTGCTGATATACACGATCTATTTTCTCCATTTATAAGTTATTCAAAAATAACAAGGGCAATAAATGTTCAAGAGTTATTTACATCAGGTAGTGTTTATCAAGATATTAACACTATGTTAAAACCAGAAAAATCCAAAACTTGGCAAATAGGGTTTAATAGCTTTAAAGATGGATTATTTCAATCAAATGATTTTTTTGGATTTAAATTTGTATATTACAACACTGATGTTGAGGATTTTATATATGACAGAATGCTTTTACTATCAGGTAAAGATTCTACATTATTTACAGCTAGAATGAATGGAAAAGCCAAACTAAAAGGCTATGAATTTGAAATTAGCTATGATAATGGAGCTTTTTATACCAATGTAAGCTATACTAGACAAAAAACTTCAATGAATCTTTCCGATAGCTCAAGTATAGGCTCTATGTTTGGTCCTTCTAGTGGACAAACACAATTTAGTATCTTGCCAAAAGATTATGCAACTATTGATATAGGCTTTAGATTATTTGATAAAAAACTAACAATAGGCACAATAGCAAAATACACAGGAGAGGCAAAAAGGGTTGATCCTAGGGTTGATTATGTAGGAAATCCTACTTTGGATTCGTTGTTTGGTGACCCAAAAATAGAAAAATTGCCAAATATACCAACTATATATGATCTTTATGCAACCTATAAACCAAACGAACAATTTTCTTTAAAATTTGAGATTCAAAATATTTTTGATAAAGATTATATGGATGCATTATATACATATAATTCATCAAATGCAAAACAACAAATTGGTGATGAAATTTCTGTTTTTAATAACTCTGCAAGAGGCAGAACATTTATAGCTAATATAGAATACAGGTTTTAG
- the dcd gene encoding dCTP deaminase, with translation MGLKSDKWIREQSLKNKMIDPFFEENVGVGVVSYGLSSYGYDIRVAKEFKIFTNVGGTVVDPKNFDEKNVVDFVGNVCIVPPNSFALARTVEYFNMPNNVLAICLGKSTYARCGIIVNVTPFEPGFKGHITIEISNTTPLPAKIYANEGIAQVLFFEGDELCEITYADKKGKYQSQEGITLPRILK, from the coding sequence ATGGGTTTAAAAAGTGATAAATGGATAAGAGAACAGAGCTTAAAAAACAAGATGATTGATCCATTTTTTGAGGAAAATGTTGGTGTTGGTGTCGTTAGTTATGGTCTTAGCAGTTATGGATATGATATAAGAGTAGCAAAAGAGTTTAAAATATTCACAAATGTTGGAGGAACTGTTGTTGATCCTAAAAATTTTGATGAAAAGAATGTGGTTGATTTTGTGGGTAATGTTTGTATAGTTCCGCCAAATTCATTTGCATTAGCAAGAACTGTTGAGTATTTTAATATGCCAAATAATGTTTTAGCAATTTGTCTTGGTAAAAGCACATATGCAAGATGTGGAATTATAGTAAATGTAACTCCTTTTGAGCCAGGATTTAAAGGGCATATTACAATTGAAATTTCAAACACAACCCCACTTCCTGCTAAAATTTATGCAAACGAAGGCATAGCACAAGTTTTATTTTTTGAAGGAGATGAACTTTGTGAGATAACATATGCTGATAAAAAAGGTAAATATCAATCACAAGAGGGCATAACTTTACCAAGAATTTTAAAGTAA
- the topA gene encoding type I DNA topoisomerase has translation MKNLIIVESPAKAKTIKKFLGKDYEVIASKGHIRDLPKTTFGIIIKDDKFEPQYRVSTDHSKIVKEIKELSKKANTVYLATDEDREGEAIAYHIAMAIGKNPEELPRIVFHEITKNAIKNAIKNPRKLDISSVNAQQARRLLDRIVGYKLSPLLNQKIQKGLSAGRVQSSALKIVVDKEREIKAFIPVEYHSIDAIFKKGLDAEFIKFQNKKMDKLSVKTFDEANKILDIVKNEKFTIRDIESKQRKTNPTPPFMTSTLQQTASSSLGFSPKKTMMLAQSLYEGVNTKDGGAITYMRTDSLNLSKESLSAARDLIKSKFGDKYLPKSPNFYATKQKSAQEAHEAIRPTNLSFTPQDASAILPKDEARLYTLIYNRFLASQMTPSISELQNVFISGEKTEFKVSGRKVTFDGFYKVYGDLDKDKILPELKIGQNMEIEKISSAQNFTEPPARYSEASLIKKLESLGIGRPSTYAPTISILTARKYVNLEKRQLIPTEIAFTITEILEKHFANIVDSEFTSKMEAILDDIAEDKADWQQILADFYNPFMEKIALGKENIKSLKVATPIGEKCPQCGGELVKRKGRYGEFVACLNFPKCKYSRNLSGETKEKKEVKSIGVKCPECKEGDIVERFSRRGKFYGCSRYPKCKFVSNYEPTNKECPECKKTNLVKKELKKGTFLECPECKFKEQID, from the coding sequence ATGAAAAATTTAATAATTGTGGAATCTCCAGCTAAAGCAAAAACTATAAAAAAATTTTTAGGGAAAGATTACGAGGTGATAGCCTCAAAAGGACACATTAGAGATCTCCCTAAAACGACCTTTGGCATAATTATAAAAGATGATAAATTTGAGCCGCAATACAGAGTTAGTACAGATCATTCAAAGATAGTAAAAGAGATAAAAGAGTTATCAAAAAAGGCAAATACAGTATATCTAGCTACTGATGAGGATAGAGAAGGTGAGGCTATCGCTTATCATATAGCTATGGCAATAGGTAAAAATCCAGAGGAACTTCCTAGAATAGTATTTCACGAAATTACCAAAAATGCTATTAAAAATGCTATTAAAAACCCTAGAAAACTTGATATATCAAGTGTAAATGCACAACAAGCAAGAAGATTACTTGATAGGATAGTTGGTTACAAACTAAGCCCTTTGCTAAACCAAAAAATTCAAAAGGGATTAAGTGCAGGAAGAGTTCAAAGCTCAGCTTTAAAAATAGTAGTTGATAAAGAAAGAGAGATTAAAGCTTTTATTCCTGTTGAATATCATAGCATTGATGCTATTTTCAAAAAAGGCTTAGATGCAGAATTTATTAAATTTCAAAATAAAAAAATGGATAAATTATCCGTAAAAACCTTTGATGAAGCAAATAAAATTTTAGATATTGTAAAAAATGAAAAATTTACTATTAGAGATATTGAAAGCAAACAAAGAAAAACTAATCCAACTCCGCCATTTATGACCTCAACGCTTCAACAAACTGCAAGCTCATCTCTTGGTTTTAGCCCTAAAAAAACTATGATGTTAGCTCAAAGTCTTTATGAGGGTGTTAATACAAAAGATGGTGGTGCTATAACATATATGAGAACTGACTCATTAAACCTCTCAAAAGAATCTCTTAGTGCAGCTAGAGATTTGATAAAAAGTAAATTTGGAGATAAATACCTACCAAAATCACCAAATTTTTATGCAACAAAGCAAAAATCCGCCCAAGAAGCCCATGAGGCAATTCGCCCAACTAATTTAAGCTTTACCCCACAAGATGCAAGTGCTATCTTGCCAAAAGATGAAGCTAGGCTTTATACTTTAATATATAATAGATTTTTAGCATCGCAAATGACGCCAAGTATTTCAGAGCTTCAAAATGTATTTATAAGTGGAGAAAAAACTGAGTTTAAAGTAAGTGGAAGAAAGGTAACTTTTGATGGTTTTTATAAGGTATATGGAGATCTTGATAAAGATAAGATACTTCCTGAGTTGAAAATTGGTCAAAACATGGAAATAGAAAAAATAAGCTCAGCTCAAAATTTCACCGAACCACCAGCTAGATATTCAGAAGCAAGCCTAATTAAAAAGCTTGAAAGTTTAGGAATAGGAAGACCATCAACCTATGCACCAACTATATCAATACTAACTGCAAGAAAATATGTAAATTTAGAAAAAAGACAACTAATCCCAACAGAGATTGCCTTTACTATTACAGAAATTTTAGAAAAACATTTTGCAAATATTGTTGATAGTGAATTTACTTCAAAAATGGAAGCTATTTTGGATGATATAGCTGAAGATAAAGCTGATTGGCAACAAATTCTTGCTGATTTTTATAACCCTTTTATGGAAAAAATTGCACTTGGAAAAGAAAATATTAAAAGTTTAAAAGTTGCAACTCCTATTGGTGAAAAATGCCCTCAATGTGGCGGAGAACTAGTTAAGAGAAAAGGAAGATATGGGGAGTTTGTAGCTTGTTTAAATTTTCCAAAATGTAAATATAGTAGAAATTTAAGTGGCGAAACAAAAGAGAAAAAAGAGGTTAAATCAATAGGCGTAAAATGCCCAGAATGTAAAGAAGGCGATATAGTTGAAAGATTTTCAAGAAGAGGTAAATTTTATGGCTGTTCTAGATATCCAAAATGTAAATTTGTAAGCAACTACGAACCAACGAACAAAGAGTGTCCTGAGTGTAAAAAAACGAATTTGGTTAAAAAAGAACTTAAAAAAGGAACTTTTTTAGAGTGTCCTGAGTGTAAATTTAAAGAGCAAATTGACTAA
- a CDS encoding cation:proton antiporter: MSEISILITLAFIIFASPYIAKIIKIPTAPTEILLGILFGAIGLLQDNASFKVVADIGFYYLMFLAGTEVNLKVFITTKREILKKSILFLALLYVLSTIAIFTFDINKIFIIITPLISIGILSTLYKEYGKDEEWLNMAMIVGIIGEVVSIALLTVFSAYLKYGFGTGLFINLSALIGFLVVTTLIFNGLEILFWWYPSVKKILMPSYDKEEKDIRLSMALFCFVIAITIMLHLKVVIGAFIAGTFIPTFFEHKKDLPHKLSSFGFGFLVPIFFVYIGSTVNLEALLNIEILKNMILITIGMIIVRLIASTIFIKNLGSKGIILFGFSLSIPLTLLIATAAIGYETNYISKDLYYSFILASLFQAIVCMVFIKIVSALKLDKNSN, translated from the coding sequence ATGAGTGAGATATCGATTTTAATAACTTTGGCATTTATAATATTTGCATCTCCATACATAGCAAAAATTATAAAAATTCCAACAGCACCAACAGAAATTTTACTTGGAATTTTGTTTGGAGCAATTGGGCTACTTCAAGACAACGCCTCATTTAAGGTTGTAGCCGATATAGGCTTTTACTATCTTATGTTTTTAGCAGGAACAGAGGTTAATCTTAAAGTTTTTATAACAACCAAAAGAGAAATTTTAAAAAAATCTATTTTATTTTTAGCCCTTCTTTATGTGCTCTCAACTATAGCTATTTTCACTTTTGATATAAATAAGATATTTATAATTATAACCCCTTTAATAAGTATAGGAATTCTTTCAACCCTATATAAAGAGTATGGAAAAGATGAAGAGTGGCTTAATATGGCTATGATAGTTGGCATTATAGGAGAAGTTGTAAGCATAGCTCTTCTTACTGTCTTTAGCGCTTATCTAAAATATGGCTTTGGAACTGGACTTTTTATAAACTTATCTGCACTTATAGGTTTTTTAGTTGTTACTACTTTAATATTTAATGGCTTAGAAATTCTGTTTTGGTGGTATCCAAGTGTTAAAAAAATTCTAATGCCAAGTTATGACAAAGAAGAAAAAGATATAAGACTATCAATGGCACTTTTTTGTTTTGTTATAGCAATTACTATAATGCTACATCTAAAAGTAGTTATAGGTGCTTTTATAGCAGGAACGTTTATACCTACATTTTTTGAACACAAAAAAGATCTTCCACACAAGCTTTCTAGTTTTGGATTTGGATTTTTAGTACCTATATTTTTCGTCTACATTGGCTCTACTGTAAATTTAGAAGCACTTTTAAATATAGAAATTTTAAAAAATATGATATTAATCACAATAGGTATGATAATTGTAAGACTAATAGCATCAACTATATTTATTAAAAATCTAGGATCTAAAGGTATTATACTCTTTGGCTTTTCATTATCCATACCTTTAACGCTACTTATAGCAACAGCTGCTATAGGGTATGAAACAAACTATATATCAAAAGATTTATACTACTCCTTCATATTGGCAAGTTTGTTTCAAGCTATAGTTTGCATGGTATTTATAAAAATAGTATCGGCCTTAAAATTAGATAAAAATAGTAATTAA
- a CDS encoding citrate synthase, which yields MSNSVTLTDNRNGKQYEFPILDSTLGPSVIDISNFYPTTGMFTFDRGYTSTAMCRSKITFIDGEKGILKHRGYSIEWLAENKNFLDVVYLLLNKKLPTKEELGSFKQELKTRSFINEKMIRLFSAFPDKAHPMAVLQACVATLSTYYSRDMNFDNPIEYMELAKRLVAKMPTLAAFYYRHSMGYPLIYPDLDRGFTENFLYMMRSFPHSRVDLKRIEVKALDSVLMLHADHEQNASTTTVRTVGSTHSHPYSCISAGIGALWGHAHGGANEGVIKQLEMIGTVENVDKYIKKAKDKNDPFRLMGFGHRVYKNYDPRARVLKKMRDELISEIDIDENLLKVANRIEEIALNDDYFVSRNLYPNVDFNSGLILKALKIPTDMFAVLFVMGRVPGWMAQWMELKEQDTIKIVRPRQLYIGPKDSLNENNE from the coding sequence ATGTCTAACAGCGTTACTCTTACAGATAATAGAAACGGAAAACAGTATGAATTTCCTATCCTTGACTCTACTTTGGGTCCATCTGTCATAGATATATCAAATTTCTATCCAACAACTGGAATGTTTACATTCGATAGAGGATATACCTCAACAGCAATGTGTAGATCAAAAATAACCTTTATAGATGGAGAAAAAGGGATATTAAAACATAGAGGTTATAGTATAGAATGGCTAGCTGAAAATAAGAATTTTTTAGATGTTGTATATCTTCTTTTAAATAAAAAGCTACCGACAAAAGAAGAACTTGGTAGTTTCAAGCAGGAGTTAAAAACTCGTTCATTTATAAATGAAAAAATGATAAGGCTTTTTAGTGCTTTCCCTGATAAGGCTCATCCAATGGCTGTTTTACAAGCCTGTGTAGCAACACTTAGTACATACTACTCAAGAGATATGAATTTTGATAATCCTATTGAGTATATGGAATTAGCAAAAAGACTGGTTGCTAAAATGCCAACTCTTGCAGCGTTTTATTACAGACATAGTATGGGATATCCATTGATTTATCCTGATTTAGATCGTGGATTTACTGAAAACTTTTTATATATGATGAGATCTTTTCCACATTCAAGAGTTGATTTAAAGCGCATTGAAGTAAAAGCTCTTGATAGTGTTTTAATGCTTCATGCAGACCATGAACAAAACGCTTCAACTACAACAGTTAGAACAGTTGGCTCAACTCATTCTCACCCTTATTCTTGTATAAGTGCTGGCATTGGTGCTTTGTGGGGGCATGCTCACGGAGGAGCTAATGAAGGAGTTATAAAACAACTTGAAATGATAGGTACAGTTGAGAATGTAGATAAATACATTAAAAAAGCAAAAGATAAAAATGATCCATTTAGACTAATGGGCTTTGGGCATAGGGTTTATAAAAACTATGATCCAAGAGCTAGGGTTCTTAAAAAAATGAGAGATGAACTTATAAGTGAAATTGACATCGATGAAAATTTGCTTAAAGTAGCAAATAGGATTGAAGAAATAGCTTTAAATGATGATTATTTTGTGAGTAGAAATTTATATCCTAATGTAGATTTTAACTCGGGACTTATCTTAAAAGCTTTAAAAATTCCAACTGATATGTTTGCCGTTTTATTCGTAATGGGAAGAGTTCCTGGCTGGATGGCACAATGGATGGAATTAAAAGAGCAAGATACCATTAAAATAGTTCGTCCAAGACAACTATATATAGGGCCAAAAGATAGTTTAAATGAAAATAATGAATGA
- a CDS encoding 3'(2'),5'-bisphosphate nucleotidase CysQ family protein, with the protein MKIMNELLESAILASKNASKEILNHYSNYSLYAKDDKSPLTSADLAANDEIFKVLEKTDIPICSEESILPYEQREKLEEFWLIDPLDGTKEFIAKNGEFCICIALIKNGKPILGVINIPIKDEIYYSNEIGKVYKNENLLNFSSNSPNLHLTGRNGKKTKSSKFANYFNLTQTNLGSAIKFCKLASNEASAYARFGDSSLWDIAAGHFLVKASGGLVIDLKTKQDPIYNGKSLINNHFLALNKNSIHLKDKMVDYIKKYIAI; encoded by the coding sequence ATGAAAATAATGAATGAACTTTTAGAATCTGCTATCCTTGCTAGTAAAAATGCTAGCAAGGAAATTTTAAACCACTATAGTAATTACAGCCTATATGCAAAAGATGACAAATCTCCGCTTACAAGTGCAGACCTAGCGGCAAATGATGAAATATTTAAGGTGCTAGAAAAAACAGATATTCCAATATGCTCAGAAGAGAGTATATTGCCTTATGAGCAAAGAGAAAAACTTGAGGAATTTTGGCTCATAGATCCACTTGATGGCACCAAAGAATTTATAGCTAAAAATGGTGAATTTTGTATTTGTATAGCGCTCATTAAAAATGGTAAACCAATTTTAGGTGTTATAAACATCCCAATTAAAGATGAAATTTATTATAGTAATGAAATTGGAAAAGTCTATAAAAATGAAAACTTACTAAATTTCTCAAGCAACTCGCCAAATTTGCACCTAACAGGAAGAAATGGTAAAAAAACTAAATCAAGTAAATTTGCAAACTATTTTAATTTAACTCAAACCAATTTAGGCTCTGCTATAAAATTTTGCAAACTAGCAAGCAATGAAGCTAGTGCTTATGCTAGATTTGGCGATTCAAGTCTTTGGGATATAGCAGCTGGGCATTTTTTAGTAAAGGCAAGCGGTGGACTTGTAATTGATTTAAAAACAAAGCAAGATCCAATTTATAATGGAAAATCTTTAATAAATAACCACTTTTTAGCATTAAATAAAAACAGTATTCATTTAAAAGATAAAATGGTTGATTATATTAAAAAATATATAGCTATTTAG
- a CDS encoding LTA synthase family protein, translating into MNKSFDLFKKTLLYQGIFLILMSIFRLVFFIHFQEIDELSLYIKDILHMFILGFRLDLTVIGYIQVIPTLLIIFAYFVPKYTKYAEKAVFIVLFALFVIASIILATDFGFYSFFKEHLNIMFFGLYEDDTKALLVTLWKDYPVLLILIFFSIYLYLLYKFGKYIFSKKFQSKRSINPFIFAFVLLALNFIIIRGSFGMFPLGKYLPNVSKHHYINKMSHNGIRTLIEAIKIKKRDTEDKLDYVNLAGFKDIDEAFKIYKDINNIDKNKDNLSSITFKTNKVDDEDYNVVVIMVESFGMPILKYQSEKFDILGKLKKHFDKDLVFTNIVSEGDGTIASLESLVVNIPSRPDSFPLAQSKYAQVSFEFTPAFLFNKQNYNTKFIYGGDLTWRDIGIFLNHQGYDEVLGKINIFNGLEQTLPKDEYFHEWGVYDEYLYEYIFQTLLKTKEKTMIVALSTNNHPPFEIPKNYTKNLEFSKELQENLTSSLEYANKRFTSYAYALDSLGGFLDKFKQSKLKDNTIIVVTADNNTAEGIMKYKEDPYFTAKNIPIYFYLPPKLMKKLNIDSKVPGSQKDIFPTLYNLTLKDEEYISIGANLFDPNAKHIGFNRSLIVRDKNQTFKLNSLKDECKDEAICNYKASIAIADWLVKYFGNKGL; encoded by the coding sequence ATGAACAAATCTTTTGATCTATTCAAAAAAACACTACTTTACCAAGGTATATTCTTAATCTTAATGAGTATTTTTCGCCTTGTTTTTTTTATACATTTTCAAGAGATAGATGAGCTAAGTCTTTATATAAAAGACATCTTGCATATGTTTATTTTAGGCTTTAGGCTTGATTTAACCGTTATAGGCTATATACAAGTTATCCCCACCCTTTTAATAATCTTTGCTTATTTCGTTCCAAAATATACAAAATATGCAGAAAAAGCTGTCTTTATAGTGCTTTTTGCTCTATTTGTCATTGCTTCAATTATCCTAGCTACTGATTTTGGATTTTACTCATTTTTTAAAGAGCATTTAAATATAATGTTTTTTGGTCTTTATGAAGATGACACTAAAGCCCTGCTTGTAACACTTTGGAAAGATTATCCAGTTTTATTAATTTTAATTTTCTTTTCAATATATCTATATCTACTCTATAAATTTGGAAAATACATATTTTCTAAAAAATTTCAAAGTAAGCGCTCAATAAATCCTTTCATTTTTGCCTTTGTGTTATTAGCCTTAAATTTCATAATAATTCGCGGTAGTTTTGGAATGTTTCCTTTAGGAAAGTACCTTCCAAATGTATCTAAGCACCACTATATAAATAAAATGTCACATAATGGAATAAGAACTCTAATTGAAGCAATAAAAATTAAAAAAAGAGATACTGAAGATAAACTAGATTATGTAAATCTAGCAGGATTTAAAGATATTGATGAGGCTTTTAAAATATATAAAGATATTAATAATATAGATAAAAATAAAGATAATCTTAGCTCAATAACTTTTAAAACAAACAAAGTGGATGATGAGGATTATAATGTTGTCGTTATCATGGTTGAAAGTTTTGGTATGCCTATACTTAAGTATCAAAGTGAAAAATTTGATATCCTTGGCAAACTTAAAAAACACTTTGATAAGGATTTAGTTTTTACCAATATAGTTTCAGAAGGAGATGGAACTATAGCCTCTTTAGAATCCTTAGTTGTAAACATCCCATCTAGGCCTGATAGCTTCCCACTAGCTCAGTCAAAATATGCTCAAGTTAGTTTTGAGTTTACACCTGCTTTTTTGTTTAATAAGCAAAATTATAATACTAAATTTATATATGGCGGAGATCTCACCTGGAGAGATATTGGTATATTTTTAAATCATCAAGGATATGATGAGGTTCTTGGTAAAATAAATATCTTTAATGGTCTTGAGCAAACACTTCCAAAAGATGAGTATTTTCATGAATGGGGCGTGTATGATGAGTATCTTTATGAGTATATTTTCCAAACTCTACTAAAAACAAAAGAAAAAACTATGATAGTCGCACTTAGCACTAACAACCACCCTCCTTTTGAGATACCTAAAAACTATACTAAAAATTTAGAGTTTTCAAAAGAGCTTCAAGAGAACTTAACCTCATCATTAGAATATGCAAATAAAAGATTTACATCATATGCTTATGCTCTTGATAGCTTAGGTGGATTTTTAGATAAGTTCAAACAAAGCAAACTTAAAGATAACACAATCATAGTAGTAACTGCTGATAACAACACAGCTGAAGGTATAATGAAATATAAAGAAGACCCGTATTTTACAGCAAAAAATATCCCTATATATTTCTACCTTCCTCCAAAATTAATGAAAAAATTAAATATCGATTCAAAAGTTCCTGGTTCACAAAAAGATATCTTTCCAACTTTATATAATCTAACATTAAAAGATGAGGAATATATCTCTATTGGAGCCAATCTTTTTGATCCAAATGCAAAACACATTGGCTTTAACCGCTCTTTAATAGTTCGTGATAAAAATCAAACTTTTAAGTTAAACTCACTAAAAGATGAGTGTAAAGATGAGGCGATTTGCAACTATAAAGCAAGTATAGCTATTGCTGATTGGCTAGTAAAATATTTTGGAAATAAAGGATTATAG